The genomic region GATCAGGTGCCCTTCCTCGTCGTCCCTCACACTCAGTGCACGCGTCCGGCTGTTGCTCCGCTGTATTCACACCCAAACGGCCATCAGCAGGTCACAACACGACCGAAGGGGACAGGGGGGGTTTCAGGGGCAGCCGCAGCCACGGCGTCAGGTGGCACAGGTGgatgaggagggaggaggagggtggTAGTTGATGTAGTTGTGGTTGTAGGTGGGTTTCATGGTCATTGGGCGATTCACGCATGACACCACGTGAAGGAAATATATAACGATAGGGATATAGTGCAAGGGAACAAGTCAAAGATCACATGTTGTCCTCTGCTCCTCTCCCGCCCCCCTACCTTTAAACCACAGCTGCTTACAAACAAGGAAGCAACTGGCACATCCATTCATCAACGCAACAACCaattaaaacaataatataCATAACTACTTCAAAACTTTGCAACAAGATGAAAGATAAAATAACAACACCATAAACATTCAAGCAGGACTTCTTTAAAGATAATCCCAACAGTTATCCTACATCAAATTCAAACCTTTTCCTCATTTACGTTCATAATAATACTTCACAGGTGTGATTAACCACACCccacacaaaaagaaataattagAGCCAACTCATTTTAAATGCCAATAAATTGTAATAAAAATCTAATGCACTATGGTTGGCAgaacattttcacttttttcatcattaaaaaaaaaaaaaacaataataataattgcaagagccaaaacaaaaatcacaaggCTTTCTGCCCtcttataaataaaaaaataaagtaaaataaataaattacagtaACAATTATAGGTGACAAAATAGTGGCTGAAGTACTAAAAAGTGTctgtataaaaatgaaaatgctctaccataaaaaggagaaagaatttttgaaaaaaagagCCAATTAGAGCCAAACCCACCTATTCACAAATATAATAAAACCCCTGTgacagaacaaaaataaatcaaaaaggtTTTACTACTTACCAAATCTAGGGGCTGTAAAGAAAAGGTTAGGACAggacagaggcagagagagctgagcgaaagaaacaggaggtggaggaagaggatgaggacTTAAAGCACAAACTCAGGTCTGGCTGTACTCACCGAGGAGGATGCGCTATAGGACCTGGTTCTACGCCGCCTTCGTTTGTGCTTACGCCTGCTGCCTTTCCTCCGGTACGACTCTTCTCGTTCACGCTCCCTCTCACGGCCGCGTCTGTAGTCGTACATGTTTGGCGAGAAGTCACGTGGATAGTAACTTTCGGCTGCTCCATGTGGCTCCCTGTCTCTGTCGCGTTCTCTGCTTTGATCAAACCGTCTGTATCCCTCGCAGTATCTTCTGTCAAACGGTCGTTGTTCCACTGAGCGATTGTCAAAGCTGCGACTGAATAAGTGAGCAGAGAAATATCCGGAAACCTTAGGACTGGCAACCAATAATAAAGTGAAAGAGGGTTAAATATAACATGAAAGAGTAAAAGCCCAAGCTAATTTGACCATAACGCACCTCCGTGACCGTACATAGCttccttcctgtctgtgtccacGTCCCCTCCTGTCTCGGTCTCTTTCTCTGTCACTGCTGGAGGAGTAAGTCGGCGTTCTTCTGTGTCGATGTCTTCGCCCTCTGTCTCGGTCTCTGTAGCGATCCTGGTAGCTGGCTCGACTGTCTCTTTCCGAGGACGAGTATCGTCTTGTGTGaggcatctggtgtaaaaaggaaacaaattagCACAGAGTACCAAAATATGTTTAAGGAAAGTCACTCCTTACATTCAAATTATTGGAGCAGCTGATCACTGCCAAACTCATGGGATTTGAGGGACTAAATACCTGCACATTCCTTGTGTGTAGTTACAGACCCCCCAACAATACTGTAAAGTTCAGAGTTATTCCCCAAAGGCTCAAATCAGGACTATGTACATCAGCACAGCTTTTCCACGTATGGGTTCACAAAGCAAAAATCTGTGTTACCTTACTGAACAATActccttttcctttttattttttgaccttTCGCCAATAAAAACGTACTCAACCGTAAGTAATTTGAACTCCGCACAACCCAGAAGTCTCGCGAGTCTGCAAGTTCTCTGATTTAACTGTCGTTATGTTTTAAGAATTTAAATTGAAAGTAAAAAGACAATTTCATAACAAACTCTATTGTCAACTTGGAAACAGGCACTTTTAGCATCATACGTTCAACTGCATGACAagtgtaaatattatttttactgtttaatTAAACTACCCTTAACCTAGAACTAGACAATTCTGTAAACGTGGTTATATAGGAGACCACCCTCAGAACAACAGTTCAACTTTCCTTCATGCCTAAAAAGGCAACAAGGACCTAAAACTATGTGCAAAACTATTGCAACCGGTCTGAAAATAAGAAGAACAGCGTTCAAATGAGATGATATAGCTATAATAACCCTGTTGCATGACCATAATAAACTTGACAACCCCCAAACCACACAGCGGTGCATCAATTCATTGCAAAGCCATTAGCACTGTAGTCAGAAGTAATTATTAGAGCAAATGAGTTCAGTTAAGCTTTATCCAACGCAGAGTGAAAGCACAAGTAAATGCCAAGTTAATAAATTGATCGTGGCTACTCATTAAGCGTTGCCTATGCTGTTTACACACATTCCAAGACGATGCAACACTCGTTAAACGTAAGGCAAAATTACCGTTAAGGTCGTTAATCTCTGCGTGGATTAGTAAAATTAAGCATCTTTAACGCTCCAGCACATTTACTAACAGCACCAACATTTCAAAGCCTGGAGAGAAGTAACTAATCAACAAGCGACGTAGTATCTATTAGCATGCACTGCTAGCAACTAGCTAATGTAAATAATTTGACCGCCATCTTAGCTTAGCTACGTTCGTCAAGCTAACTTGCTACTTACGCTAGCAGCCGCGCTAACTGCAGAATCGCTATGTAGCTTATTTAAATAAACACGGTGTTTACCGTTTTAGCAGCGAGCCCTGTACGTTTATCCCACAAAAAATCCGTGGTGGCGTTCCACTTTTCTCCTCTACCTTCTCGCCAGCTCGATGTTCAAAGCTCTTTTGCTATCACCTAgccagttttttttctgtctgcttaGTACAGCTAGTTCTGGTTCAATTCGGCGCTCGTACCGCCCTCCTGCGCTCAAATGTGGCTACTCCTGTTCGAAGGTAGACATCCACAAGGAACTAGTGAGGAATTACCACCCCAACCTACAACCGTTACAAGTCCTTATTAAATTATGGACAGCTGATTTTTATCAGCTAccttttaacttttgttttctcCATGTCCAAATATTTGACTTGCTGTTTTAAACCTTTGATTTAAAATGACATACCTGTGGTGGTATACAAATTACTATGGAGAAAGGGTAGTGAACTAGTGTCAGTATATCTGAGGGACTCAGACAAATTTAGGAggaaaggctgagatggtttggacatgtgtagaggaaggatagtggatatactggaggTGAGATGGAAGCAGATGGCGGCATTCTTGCTTTTAAAAGCTTTTACATGTTAAGTCACACATTTTGATTTAAATTCCTTGTAGTTTTATTACaaacattttgatttattttattgataaaACAACTTCAAAATGAGCTGCAGACTTTACaaccacacacatatataagAGATGCCCTCTTTTTCACTTTTCCCTAATAAGTTTGAACCTACTTAGAAAATTTTGTTTTCGTTCAGCTGTacaaaaactaatataaaatgaatacatttgcaTCGGTAGTATCTGCATAATCTGAAGACATTTTCCCCAGGGGTAAGAGAAAGGCACAGTAGGACAAACTTAAAGCATCCTCATAGTCCATCAGTTTCATGTTGGTGATGACtctaaagcacacaaaacaggGAAACAGAGAGACTAGTAAGCCAGTAGGGATAACCaggaaaacaacatttttctccACATACAAAAGTAGTTTACCATTGACTGAGGTAGTGATACTCTTCCTCCCATCCTCCTTTTAAGTCTTATTTAAATTCTCATTCACACTAATCATTTGTTCCAAGCGATTGGAGCCTCGGTGGATCCACTCCTTATGATCATCATCCTAAACATGAAGTGAACACACTACAGTAAGTAACtacaaaattgaaataaatgtaacaggatttaaaaaagaaggaacaactTAAGGTGGAACAGACCAGAAAAACAACTTCCATCAAACTGCAGTCAATCTCCAGTACTTTACTCCTCTGCAGGAATCCATTACGTTCCACGTTTACAGTCTGTCCGACGTGGTACTGCGTCATGGGTGGATAAGGCCACTTCTTTATATAAGTCTGCATGAAAAGCTTGTGCTTTTCATCTAGGATATCATCCAAAGGGTTCTCCACTGTCatagaaaatggaaaatcttCTTAGTAGCAGTATTATAATAGCAGCTGCTCTGGACAGCGAGTATAGAAGAATTAGGATTCTGGATTTTATAAAATTAGATATTATGGACTTGACGACAGTCTTATGACAGCTGgtgtcccagctgtcataagACGACAGGTGGGGTACACCTGGACAGATCGCTAGTGTGTCACGggactaacacagagacagacaaccataaATAACCTGAACTTACGCGGTTTGCAAACCATGTGCATTGCACGTAAGCCAGCATACACTGGAGTGTGATCATCAGTAAAAATCAGGAACCTggaatataaaaattaaaagcaattttacacttttttcccaCCTTCACAATCTGAATTTATCACCAGAGTAAAACACACTAACCTCATGCGGTTTTTTCTGCAGGGGACCTCTGCCATGAAACCAGGCACGAACTGGTCGTCTTTGCTCTGGACCACCACACGCACACCGACAAACAACTCATTCACCTTTGGCATGTGTTCAAAGGCAATGTGGTGACCAGACACTAGGCTCCTCCCCTTCTCCTTAAAGTTGACCTTGTATTTCACCCTGCCATCTTCTGAAATGATTAAAGAAACATTGGAAACACTTCAGATTATACCAAATTTGCTTCTACATACTGCGTTTTCTTGAAAGAAGAAATGTCAAATACAGGTGCATttgttaaattaaatgttttttttctcatatcaAATTTATCTATTTTCTTTGAGAGCGTAATCAAAAGCGCTTAAGCACCAGCCGTTAAGTTACAGCATCACAATCTGTGTCAAAATGTGTTGTCAGAGGAATTCAGTTGGTGCTGCAGGAAAATGTAATAATATGCTTTTTGGCTCAGTCCCAATTTGCTTCCAGGTGCATTTGACACTATAGGAATCAGAACAGTCTATCTGTATCACGATGAATCTAAAAATGAgaagttattttatttatttgtttgtttgaggaTTTTAAACACATATCACAAATTGGCACAAAAATAAGTACAAGGAAACACTGAAGGCAGGGGGGAGGCCCAAACACCGACAAACTTTGAACTGCAGCAGTGGTAATGTGTCATATCTCATTTATGGAGTGTGTAATACAAACAAGCACAACCACAACCACTcaacaaaataaagaagaaaaaaaaaaacagtagaaaaaaaatctaaacgtTGGTAGTCTAGCCTCAACTATGGGACACGGATATGTAAAAAACATAACTTCCTTTAGCATCACACaatttcttttgtttacttTGAAGTTTAAAATTTTTGTTATCTTAGCTAGCAGAGCAACAGTGTGTCGAGCTCTGCTTGCCGTGACATCCTGATGACAATCAGTGTCAACAGAATGTCTCCAAATAAATGCAATTCATTGTTTAACTTACTAACTACTTCAAAGCCATTTCACATATGGCTGATTAAATGTCACCCAACATTCCCAACTACACAAAACAAGACCTCTTTAATCAACGAGTAGCTGTCAAGCTAAAGACAAATGTGAAACTTTACAATCTGCTTTGTGCTTACCAATAGAgccttttctttattattcttacCCTTTGTTATTATTTCAACAATTGTCCCTGGATGCCAGGTCAAAGGCCTCTTTCTGGCCAGGACCTTCATGTTCACACTGATTTCTCTTTGTGGCACCGCAGCAGGGGTCTTTGTGGCTGAGGACTGGGAAGCAGCTGATACAGTGGTTACAGGAGTTACTCCTGTCAGCGTAAAAGGAGCAAAATGTCATTTGAACACTGACGATTGGATAGATCTTGTGATTTCTGTGTTTGGAAATCTGGTAGTGATCTGTTCCTCAGTGTACAAAGCAAGATCTTAAATTTGCCAATATTTTCTACTCTTCAACAATATAATTAGTAAAAGAACTCTACTACAGCTTTAaatcagcttaaaaacacataaacctAAGAtctgggcaaaaaaaaaaaaaaaaggtctttttatgtttttgcataATGTATATTTTGTGGTCATTACCTGAAGCGCTTGCTGGTTTTGTCGATGTTTTCGTTGCCTTGCTCTCAGCACTCGTGTTTGTGTCGGCTTGTGGTGACTTTGCCGTTTTGCCTTTTGCGTCAGTAACTGTACCCGCTTGCTGCGTCAGTGTTTTCACTTGGCTGCTTTTCGCGCTGTTTTCTGCGTTTGTTGTCAGAGTCGATGTCTTTGCTCCGCTTCTGTTAGCGATGGAGTTTCTTCTCTCCTGATGTGTTGTGTCATTCGTAttgtgttttccattcttttt from Pelmatolapia mariae isolate MD_Pm_ZW linkage group LG22, Pm_UMD_F_2, whole genome shotgun sequence harbors:
- the clk2a gene encoding dual specificity protein kinase CLK2 isoform X4, giving the protein MDGDETEMSREECWIIDKAKKTQRVSPDLMEKCNQLQSQLKRREEQAASLLRLCESVAACEDTVKKLYSLLEWEYSDTDLDDDNNQTTRGQASPLSCESVPSETQVHRPLTSDGSASFSSKPKDSEKQERVLRKKHPLALKSPVVVLTRMTGSQMTSSLSPPSPQNHWSEDESLGTDGSDMQWEPSGDSSDTDFSFSSTRSNKRKKMTKKNGKHNTNDTTHQERRNSIANRSGAKTSTLTTNAENSAKSSQVKTLTQQAGTVTDAKGKTAKSPQADTNTSAESKATKTSTKPASASEDGRVKYKVNFKEKGRSLVSGHHIAFEHMPKVNELFVGVRVVVQSKDDQFVPGFMAEVPCRKNRMRFLIFTDDHTPVYAGLRAMHMVCKPLENPLDDILDEKHKLFMQTYIKKWPYPPMTQYHVGQTVNVERNGFLQRSKVLEIDCSLMEVVFLDDDHKEWIHRGSNRLEQMISVNENLNKT
- the clk2a gene encoding dual specificity protein kinase CLK2 isoform X2, with protein sequence MDGDETEMSREECWIIDKAKKTQRVSPDLMEKCNQLQSQLKRREEQAASLLRLCESVAACEDTVKKLYSLLEWEYSDTDLDDDNNQTTRGQASPLSCESVPSETQVHRPLTSDGSASFSSKPKDSEKQERVLRKKHPLALKSPVVVLTRMTGSQMTSSLSPPSPQNHWSEDESLGTDGSDMQWEPSGDSSDTDFSFSSTRSNKRKKMTKKNGKHNTNDTTHQERRNSIANRSGAKTSTLTTNAENSAKSSQVKTLTQQAGTVTDAKGKTAKSPQADTNTSAESKATKTSTKPASASGVTPVTTVSAASQSSATKTPAAVPQREISVNMKVLARKRPLTWHPGTIVEIITKEDGRVKYKVNFKEKGRSLVSGHHIAFEHMPKVNELFVGVRVVVQSKDDQFVPGFMAEVPCRKNRMRFLIFTDDHTPVYAGLRAMHMVCKPLENPLDDILDEKHKLFMQTYIKKWPYPPMTQYHVGQTVNVERNGFLQRSKVLEIDCSLMEVVFLDDDHKEWIHRGSNRLEQMISVNENLNKT